A region of the Scatophagus argus isolate fScaArg1 chromosome 14, fScaArg1.pri, whole genome shotgun sequence genome:
ttaataaagtaacttaacttaacttagcCAATTTAACTTAACTTTCAAGTCGATCTCAGGGCCTTCACCAACAGAGGCTCCTGTTACTCTGAATAATCCAAAAACAGGCCGTCAACAGATCTCACTGGGACCATTTCCTCATGAGGAAGTCACTCCGATGTGGATTATCCGCACTAACGAGAAGGCTCAGtttgcaggggaaaaaaattctgTGCGCATCACAAATGAAACTCGGCTGAAGTGCTTCAAAAGCAGAAATCAAACCTCCTaaacctgaacaaacacagaacCTGAGCCTCTGATGGTCATTTCTCCCAAGTCTGGCCTCGACCAGTCCGCTTTAACTCTGCGCTCATTTACCTCATCTTTCGTTTATGTGAGAGCAAATGCGTCCcatgaaagaaaagtaaaagctAATGTGCAGCCGGCAGCCCTCGTTTCTAAAGAAACGCCGACGTTCTCACCTTGTCTCTCCCCTTCTCTATCAGTTTGTCCATGGACCTCTTCAGTCCCTCCTCCAGCAGGTCCATCAGCCTCACTGTGTCTCCTGAGCGGGTCTTAAACTTCTTCCTGAGCGTGAAGCAAaagttcagagagagagagatgagatggtGAACCTTTGGCGTCTCCAGTCAGACGTCTCAACATCCCTGAGCAGAACTTTCCAGCAGGTACTGAGCTGAGACAGTAATTATCATGACGGCAAACGATTTCATTACTTCTGCTCGACGACGCCTCGGGGCCGTACGTTTTGTACAATCAAGCAAATCAGACGAGCATTACAAGCAGAATATGAGCCAAAAATCTAATAACCCCCCCTTCTTCTCTGTTTacttgcagctataacagcccCCCGCCCTCCCCCCGTGGCTGCGTTAAGCCCTTATTGTCTGGATGAGTGATTATGAAAACAGCATGATAAATTTGTAATGGAGTTTGGAGTAGCGCAGACACCGCAGGGCCAATTTACGCCCCCTCAGGTTACCGTGGGGCGTTCAGCGCCACTTTGTTATGGCCTCCACGAAGCGTAACATCAACCTCGCGCCCGAGCTCGACTCTTCTTCTATGGACAATTGATCAGGACAGAACAACAGTAAGTGGAGTGTTTAAATTATAGAGCTGCTCACCCGTCAGCCACACAGTAATCACTGCTAACTattaaaggaaataaataatacacagaGGACATTACGGGCCTGCATACACACTGGAAGTGCAAACGAATGAACAAACGAATGAACCCGGCTGTGTCTGGAGAAATAACGAAATCCGACTTCTGCTTCCTGCCTCTGAAGGAATATTTATGACTCTCCGTTAATGTTCTTCATCGTGTCACATCCAAGAATCCATAACCattgtccataaatctccatacagccaaacatCTCACCAACACAAGACTGCAGCGTCAGCCCAGCACAGCTCTCATAAAACTATCTGTGCTCCTCCGCCCAGCAACACCTGAGCCCCGAGTGAAAGTTCCTACTTGTACTGAAAGTGAGCCAAAGCTcaaaggtgacacctactggacTTGTGTTGTGAAGTACAGACACGCAGCTCTAGAAACGACTCGTACATGGACAATTATAGATTAAAACCCTTCAACACCCACCTCACCTCAAACAGAGTTTCTGGAGACAGAAGATGTTGTACGCTGTACAGTTTCTAAAGCCCCCTGAGACATTGTGTTTTGGGATTTTAGTCAAATTTAACTTAAACTTAACTAACTGCtcacagagaggaaagcagaatTTGTTCACTTCATCTGAAGTAAAAAGTCACAacagtaaatgaataaacagatCCAACAACACTTGACGTTGTGTGACACGTATCCAAACTCACTTGTCTTCTCCCAGCACCACGCCGAAGCCTGCGTGCTCCACCCGGGTCACCTGAGGGTCGTACCAGCCAATCATCTGAGCCGCAGCGAACACCACTTCGAAGTGCGAGccctaaaaagaaaacacacagaaataaaaagtactgtctgtgtgtaagTCTGTCAAACATGtccgtgtctgtctgtgagacGTGTGAGACCTTTAATGACTTCATGTTGATGTAAGACAAAGACTCCAAACCACAGATTAGACAGTAAGTTACTGCATTTCTCAGGACAAGTAAAAAAACTGGACTAGAAAGACAACTTGGACATCCATCCTCTTCTGCCCTTCCATAACACATTTAAAGGCCTATGTCACCCAAAAATGAGAACTAAGTCATTATCTACTCATCCCCATGTCCAGCAGGTgaattatttttagttttatggaCTAAGAAACTCGACTTTCCATCATCTTGGAGGGAGAGCAGAAGGCTGAATGGAGAGCAGAATTTTAATTTCtggttgaactgttcctttatgACATGGCTTCCCACAGGCCACCTTGTCTTTACAGCTCCAGGTATCCTTCAGACTGCAGGCACTGAGcacctccctccttctctcctcttttcatggTATCCTCATAACAAAACACTTAGAACCTGCTGCCTTTGACTCCCTGAAGCTTCCACCCTGCGATGAGCGCAGGAAGCACAAAATGATGATTTTTAGAGATTATTGTAAGTGATGAATTCTTAGTTGGAGTCTAGATGTGCCTGCAGAAAACCTCGCAATACTTCATCTAActagaaaaaatgttttatgaaacaCCTGAGGATACATTTACTCACTTCaacactgtactgcactgttGCAGGGCATCAAAACTTGTAGACTAACAGATGAGGAActgcaatgaaacaaaaaggTCCTTCTGCTCCACTTTACGTTTCAGCTCTGACATTTTTACCGTTCGCTAACCTTCTTAATTccaggtttctgttttttttgtttttcttttgcagctCTGATATCTGTACACTCTGTCATCCATGTTTCCCCATCGCCTGCTCCCGCCACCCACCTGTCCACTATCAGTGACGTAGATGATCATGTCAGCCTTCTCCTCAAAGAGTCGATGGTGGATGGCTGCGAGGTCCGACGTGTCGTAGGTGTAGCCGCCATCGGACTTGACAATGGTGAGCGGGAGGGACAGACCTGGCGCAAAGACGATCTTACGGCCCTCATCCATCTGCACAAAGCctgagggggagaggagagacagaaaaagagagcaaagacGGGTGGGTTAGGTGAGGATGGTGCACACTGGAGGGAGTGGGATGAAAATGAACGaacataaaatgataaaaaaaaagtcaaaagagagagagagagaaataataaTATGGGTATGACTTAGGAGGGGAAAAAGGGAATTATGAGTGAAATGGAGGATGAAGAAAGTGCAGTAAAAAGGAAGACCAGAAAAATACTGGAGAACATTTATGGGACAATATTGCCTCCTGGTGGTCAAAAGAGGTAACAaaccaaaactttaaaaaaagaaaaaagtctgttGAAAGTTCaggattttgttcaaatatCTAAAAAAATGCTTCCACAAAACCTTTCAAGACCCATTAAGACAAAACCTGAACGTTGGACAGAGGGCATTAAAGTGGCCCAAAATGACTGACTGTTGACCTGCTGCACACCAACCTCGTTCCTCGAACTCCTTCACCACCTCTGCCATCATGTCCTGGTAGAACGACTCTCCTCTCTCGATTATCGTGATGTCCAGGCACTTGTAAATCTTCTCAAACTCTGAAACATGAACAATCGAGTGCTAGTGTTAAGGAACTACAACAGGAAAACATCTTGTATTTAGGAAGATGTTTTATTCACCGCTGTAATAAATCAATGTAACGCACCCCGGCCGCATGAGGAACAATTAAACTACGAATAAGAAgcggttttgtgtgttttagggAGAATTATTCCTTTAATAACATTTCTACCTTTGCGGGAAACGTCACAGATGAGATTCCAGCCTTTCAGGAAGCTGGGGTCTTTGCTCTGCAGTTTGACGACGCACTGATACGCTCGCTTCTTGAAGGCCTCGTCCTCGTCAAAACGCTTCTTTGACTCctggatgaggaggagcaggaggagaaacgacacagagaaatgagagaacAGAAGGCAAAAGAAAGGTAGATGTGAAAAGTAAATGAGGTGTGGAGAGAAATGAGGGAAGACAACAGCAGGGAGAGCAGATAACGTTCTGCTTTTATACATACGCAGTACTCAGACGACATACCCACGCAGAGCACACATTTTGCACTGCAGGCACACAATATTCTTTCATAAACTGTCattaattttttgatttttttacatttactttttataCTTGACATGAACCGTCTTTCATTCTCAACTCACTCATTAAACTATTCTCCCTGCGTGAACTGACACCTCAGAGGTGCAgaactgcagaaacacacagaaggacgttaaagtaaacaacacagactAGACAGACCAACATTCAGGCGATATGCTAAAAAACAAGGACACTAATAGTAATTTAAAGTATTTAGCAAAGCACATAAGTTGTTTTCAGATGGTGAAACATCCAGCTGACTGGTAATAAACCTAGAGGGTGACTATGCTTATAGCTGTGAGTTACGTTAAAGGAACAGTTAGAAAGTTGTGGACTTCGAACTGACTTTGTAGAAGGCCTGCAGGTCACTGATGGGCGGGGAGACAGTCAGGTAGTCTGGGAATTTGTCCTGCAGGTGGGCAATCAGCATCCCAAACTGGGTCCCCCAGTCTCCCACGTGATTCAACCTGGGAACAACATGGACAGGGTCAACATGCGGACCTAGCAGGGCTAATCTTAATCTCCTGAATCTCCTGTGTTAGTACGATCGCTGTATGAATGCTATGTGTTGCTAAGCTAATCGTTGGATGGAACATGGATACCGTTAGCATCACAAGaccctaattttttttttttattcactaaTGCACATTTTGATACAGGTTTGTGATGCTTATTAGCATGCCGACATCAGCTGTGCTTTCGACTGAAAGTTGGAGCGCTAGCATGCTAAatttcagcatgctaacatataATAGCTGTTGACACGCATACTGATTCAAACTGTAGCGCTTTGGAACATTAACATGATGTATTcattaacaaaaagaaaggcaCACGACACGTCTCCACTCCACCACAAGTTTGAAAATATCCGGGatacgagcgctgccatcttgttctggtgacatcacttGGAGCCAGAGTCTCCAGAGGTTTTGTGAACAGCCACTAAACTGACCTGACAACATCGTAGCCCAGAAACTCAAAGAGACGACACGTGCTTTCCCCAATGATGGTGGAGCGCAGATGGCCCACATGCATCTCTTTGGCAATGTTGGGAGCAGAGAAGTCCACcaccacctgacacacacacacacacacacacacacacacaaacaaaatgcaaaaaacacaaaaaaattaaagttttcAATGTGTGAGGTTAGCAGCTTGAAAGCTATTAGCTCTGTTAGCTGTTAACTCCCTTAgctaaacacactgcaggaccCACTGGCTGCTAACAGCAACACTACTCTCCTTCTGATGATTTGAAAACATAACAGTTAAAATGAAGCTTTCCCAAACTTTCAACACTTTGTTCAAACCCTGcttaaagcttttaaatgtgtctgcTACATCCTTCATATTGGGCGGAGACGAACCTTCGTCCTGGAGGACAGTGGGGGAAGCTTCACTCCGTTGATTAGCAGGTTGCTCAACAGTTTGGACACAAATGATCTCTTCAGGTGGATGTTGATGAACCCTGAAGACATAAAAAATATCAGCACAATAACATTTAGaccatggaaaataaaaacaaactttcttAATGTTTCGATCAAAGATTTTGTGTGCAAACTCTTTACTCATCGCCTGCATGTTGTTCACATAGTTGTGTGTTATTccataaaaacataacaaaacattaatttcctgttttatacCTGGTCCTGCAATTTCAGTTTTCTGGATGAGTTCGTTGTCTGGAAGGTTCTGGATGATCTTCTCTGCGATTTCCCTCGGGTTAACTTTAACTCCCTTCgccttcaacatctgcagcaaaacaaagtcAGAGAAGGTAAACAACAGAGCAGCTGTTTAATGGAAGAGCTGTACTGCTGTGACAGGTGAAAGGAAAAATGAGGATTTTTGATTACAGGGGGAACTGTCTCCTTCAGTTCCAGTCCTTTCACAGGAGAGGTGTGATTGTTACTGAAAGGAAACgctttaatattaaaataaaaaaaccttTTTGCAATTTTGAACCATGACTTCTATTTTTAAAAGCTGTCTGAAGCCTTGGAATTTGACTCAATCCGATGTTCGTATAACCCCATTTTAAGAGTCATTTTCTGCTATCTGCAGACAGTCTGGGCAGTCTAACCTGGGCCATAGCCATGGCACTGTTGCACTGGTAGTCTCCAAACTTGGCCTGCTGGTTGGGCGTGACAGCCAGAGGAGGGTTGTCCAGCTCGGGACAGGAAGCCCGGATGGCTTTGCCGAAAATCTCCTGGAGCCGCCGGTTGATGTTCATCATGAACTGACTGCAGTGAGTTGACTCCTCCTCCAGGCCCTGaggacacacagcacagcacagctgaCACTCCGACAGCCAACAGACAGCTAACAGTGCGCCCTCTGAGCAGAGAGCGCCCCCTGCTGTGGCACTTACCCTCTTCAGGATGTTGAGGCGGTACTTCAGCCTGGCGTTTTCCTCTCGAAGCTCATCCAAATGTGAAGAGGAGTTCAGGTTCTGTGGGTTTTTTAGACTCTCAATCTCGGCAGAGAGTCTCTGGATCTCCtgctcctgaaaaaaaaaatacatatatctatatatatatctagaGATTAAGACTGACTTACACTTTGTGTCAGTTCATAAAGACTCACCAAAAATTAATACAAAATCCTACACCTCATACACCAGAGTCCTTAACTTTCAAAAATTTCCATtagtttctgttctgtgtgtattACTGTAGCTCTATCACATCTTGGAGTTATTTGGTcctgcataaataaaaaaatcagcccCACAGTTCTATTGTTTAAAACATGTATATCTGACTATATCTAAAAAGGTATCTGACACATCCACATTTCCTGGTTTTAAACTTGGCTCTAATGAATTTGAATCTGGACTTTGGTCACAAAGAGTTTCATTGCACCTAAAGTTCCTAAAGTCAGAATGAAAGCAAAAGCTTCCTCATGAAGCAACAAATGTTCAGATTACAAACTGCCTACCAGGATTCCTGGAAGTTCAAGTCAACTTGAAACTCCTTCTCTCAGACTGTGTTGgttgaatgtttttaaatatattttaatttctgcaCTTTAACAGCAATCAGGGACATgaatcaaaaagagaaaagtgtggTTTTAGATTGTCtgatgtgaggatttgctgcttctctGCGTCAGACATGACATCCGACTGAATATCTTTAGGTTTTAGACTcctggttggacaaaacagaGCGGTCTGAATATGGATTTGATTAGTAACAGGAATTCCTCACTACGTCAcgacatatatatatatatatataaacaagtATTCATTAGCTGTAacctcaaaaaaacaaaaaactgatgaaatCAGCCACCGGATGCAATTCAGGACCACTAGAGGGACCCACACAACACGTAAATAAACTGTAAACGTAACCTCATGTAAATGATAGTTAGACAGTTTGAGTTCTTATAACACGTAcccttcagttttatttgatcAATGAGATATGTACTGTGTGATACGTAACTTAACGTTAGTACAATCTGCTGACTGTTAAGTTACTCACACATTGCGTCATTTGAATGTatgcacatttaacattttcttgATAGTCAAGAAAGTCGCATGTCCGGGAGATCTTTGGGTAAATTCATCATCAAAATGGGGCATCAAGTGACACCACAACGCTTTGTATCATAAAAATCCACCCTTGACAGGCGTATACCAGTTTCTCGCAGATATGCAGTAACGAATGAAAGTAAAACCACATGCCAAAGTTCAATTTTTACTAAAATAGGTGGGGTTTGGGCTAAAGTTCGAAAGCCGATTTTGAGATCTGTGACAACCTACCCGgcacacattatttattttgaccGGTGATGTTGTTATTTGTACTGACAAGGAGAAACACTTTAAACTGAAGGTTTCTTTAATAGAGGTTGGCGGAGTGTCCGCTTCGGAACGCCGGTATGCAGCTGCCTGACTGACACCGGTGGTCACACACActgctagctaacgttagctacaCCGCCGTCAAACTGGCCGCTTACCTGCTGTTGCAGTCGGGCTGTGTACACAGTTATGGGGTCTCCCATCTTTCAGAAACACCGGAGCGAAACTCGTTTGACGGCAGGATGTGGAAACTCGTGGCTGATGAAACAAACtgcgagaggaggaggaagaagtgcACAACTTTCAAGTACACTTCCGGTGCTagaaaatcttcttcttctctggtggtAAACTATCGTAAAAGTTGGACATCGCCACCACCTGGATGTATGTAGGAACATGAAGGTTGATAGTATATATTTAAGTACTGTACTGAAATACACATGTAAAGTACTGAGGCAACGTTTGATAG
Encoded here:
- the rars1 gene encoding arginine--tRNA ligase, cytoplasmic, with protein sequence MGDPITVYTARLQQQEQEIQRLSAEIESLKNPQNLNSSSHLDELREENARLKYRLNILKRGLEEESTHCSQFMMNINRRLQEIFGKAIRASCPELDNPPLAVTPNQQAKFGDYQCNSAMAMAQMLKAKGVKVNPREIAEKIIQNLPDNELIQKTEIAGPGFINIHLKRSFVSKLLSNLLINGVKLPPLSSRTKVVVDFSAPNIAKEMHVGHLRSTIIGESTCRLFEFLGYDVVRLNHVGDWGTQFGMLIAHLQDKFPDYLTVSPPISDLQAFYKESKKRFDEDEAFKKRAYQCVVKLQSKDPSFLKGWNLICDVSRKEFEKIYKCLDITIIERGESFYQDMMAEVVKEFEERGFVQMDEGRKIVFAPGLSLPLTIVKSDGGYTYDTSDLAAIHHRLFEEKADMIIYVTDSGQGSHFEVVFAAAQMIGWYDPQVTRVEHAGFGVVLGEDKKKFKTRSGDTVRLMDLLEEGLKRSMDKLIEKGRDKVLTAEELTKAQRSVAFGCIKYADLSHNRINDYVFSFDKMLDDRGNTAAYLLYAFTRIRSIARLANIDEATLKKAADTTEVLLDHEKEWKLGKCILRFPEILQRVLDDLLLHTLCDYVYELATTFTEFYDSCYCVEKDRQTGEVVKVNMWRMLLCEATATIMAKCFDILGIEPVEKM